From the genome of Candidatus Eremiobacteraceae bacterium, one region includes:
- a CDS encoding CAP domain-containing protein gives MLARNSLASPGRLSRIVALTIALLISVVAFETRALGSDSIPTVVEKGHTYVAVEPLLRDLEIGYDIEGSHLTVNGRSYPPALVEINGMSMANARDLAAFLNLKLTDDHGSLVFGQPQTPAPSHAEAPPDPDLDAIRAQLIALLDEHRNAQGVGPLGIDPRAQAAAQAHALDMARDGVLRHVDPDGRTPFDRYHAQGGHSRFYAENVAWYGLADASRAALASAISKLDSQMMAERPPDDGHRANIVSPIYDSVGIGIAVGPNGIYLTEDFSGS, from the coding sequence ATGCTCGCACGCAATTCGCTCGCATCACCCGGTCGCCTTTCGCGCATCGTCGCGTTGACGATCGCGCTGCTCATATCCGTCGTCGCGTTCGAAACGCGCGCGCTCGGATCCGATTCGATTCCGACGGTCGTCGAGAAGGGCCACACGTACGTCGCGGTCGAGCCGCTGCTCCGAGATCTCGAGATCGGCTACGACATCGAAGGATCGCACCTGACCGTCAACGGCCGCTCGTATCCGCCCGCACTCGTCGAGATCAACGGCATGTCGATGGCGAACGCGCGCGATCTCGCGGCGTTCCTCAACTTGAAACTCACCGACGACCACGGCTCCCTCGTGTTCGGGCAGCCACAGACGCCGGCGCCGTCGCATGCGGAGGCGCCGCCCGATCCCGACCTCGATGCGATCCGCGCGCAACTGATCGCGTTGCTCGACGAGCATCGCAACGCGCAAGGCGTCGGACCCCTCGGCATCGATCCGCGCGCGCAGGCGGCTGCCCAAGCGCACGCGCTCGACATGGCCCGCGATGGCGTCCTCCGCCACGTCGACCCCGATGGCCGAACACCGTTCGACCGCTATCACGCGCAAGGCGGCCACAGCAGATTCTACGCGGAAAACGTCGCGTGGTACGGCCTGGCGGACGCCAGCCGCGCTGCGCTCGCAAGCGCGATCTCAAAGCTCGACTCGCAGATGATGGCGGAGCGGCCGCCCGACGACGGCCACCGCGCCAACATCGTCTCGCCGATCTATGATTCCGTCGGCATCGGGATCGCCGTCGGTCCTAACGGCATCTACCTGACCGAAGACTTCTCCGGCAGCTGA
- a CDS encoding 3-hydroxybutyryl-CoA dehydrogenase: MADIQKVGVCGCGLMGSGIAQVAATAGCDVVVLEADRAALDRGMAGIRKSLDKFVEKGAMDAAARDAILGRIRTTTDVADLKDRDLVIEAIVENMAVKKELFAALDKLLAPHAIICSNTSSLCVVEMAAATKRPKQVAGLHFFNPVPLMKLVEIVKTIVTDQPTIDALFAFAKRLGKTPILAQDTPGFIVNRLLVPYLLYAIRMYEAGLASREDIDEGMKLGCGHPMGPLTLLDFVGLDTTYYIAEIMFDEFKDPLMAPPPLLKRMVLAGYYGRKSGRGFYEYK; this comes from the coding sequence GTGGCGGACATCCAGAAGGTCGGCGTCTGCGGATGCGGTTTGATGGGATCGGGCATCGCGCAAGTCGCCGCGACCGCAGGGTGCGACGTCGTCGTCCTCGAGGCCGATCGTGCCGCGCTCGACCGTGGCATGGCGGGCATCCGCAAATCGCTCGACAAGTTCGTCGAAAAAGGCGCGATGGACGCGGCTGCTCGCGATGCGATACTCGGCCGCATTCGGACGACGACCGACGTCGCCGATCTCAAGGATCGCGATCTCGTCATCGAAGCGATCGTCGAGAACATGGCGGTGAAGAAAGAGCTCTTCGCCGCGCTCGACAAGCTGCTCGCGCCGCATGCCATCATCTGCTCGAACACGTCGAGCCTGTGCGTCGTCGAGATGGCCGCGGCGACGAAGCGCCCGAAGCAAGTCGCCGGGCTTCACTTCTTCAATCCCGTGCCGCTCATGAAGCTCGTCGAGATCGTCAAGACGATCGTGACGGATCAACCGACTATCGACGCGCTGTTCGCCTTCGCGAAACGCCTCGGCAAGACGCCGATCCTCGCACAAGATACTCCGGGCTTCATCGTCAACCGCCTGCTCGTGCCGTATCTGCTCTACGCGATCCGCATGTACGAGGCCGGCCTCGCGTCGCGCGAGGACATCGATGAAGGCATGAAGCTCGGTTGCGGTCACCCGATGGGCCCGCTGACTCTGCTCGACTTCGTCGGGCTCGACACGACATATTACATCGCGGAGATCATGTTCGACGAATTCAAGGATCCGCTCATGGCGCCCCCGCCGCTGCTCAAGCGGATGGTGCTCGCCGGCTACTACGGCCGCAAATCCGGCCGCGGCTTCTACGAATACAAGTGA
- a CDS encoding enoyl-CoA hydratase-related protein yields MPYENILVERDGPVAVVTLNRPKALNALNEALLGEVERAMHELETDRSVLAVVITGSGEKAFAAGADISELARLPDAAAATTKAKSGHRVTHAIEHSRLPVIMAINGYALGGGLELAMAGDFRIASRNAKLGQPEVNLGIIAGFGGSQRLPRLVGQGMASYMLLTGEPISADEAKQCNLVEKVVEPGALLDEAKRLAKIIASKGPLAIAATKRAIHKGLQTDLHSALELEAEEFGKVAVSADAKEGTAAFLEKRQAAFKGE; encoded by the coding sequence ATGCCGTACGAGAATATCTTGGTCGAGCGCGACGGTCCCGTCGCCGTCGTGACGCTCAACCGTCCGAAAGCGCTCAACGCGCTCAACGAGGCGTTGCTCGGCGAGGTCGAGCGCGCGATGCACGAACTGGAGACGGACCGTTCGGTGCTCGCGGTCGTCATCACGGGCAGCGGCGAAAAAGCGTTCGCGGCCGGCGCCGACATCAGCGAACTCGCGCGCCTACCCGACGCCGCGGCGGCGACGACGAAGGCGAAATCCGGTCATCGCGTCACCCACGCGATCGAGCATTCGCGATTGCCCGTGATCATGGCCATCAACGGCTACGCGCTCGGCGGCGGACTCGAACTCGCGATGGCGGGCGACTTCCGCATCGCCTCGCGCAATGCGAAGCTCGGCCAGCCCGAGGTCAATCTCGGGATCATCGCCGGCTTCGGCGGCTCGCAGCGTCTACCGAGACTCGTCGGCCAAGGCATGGCGTCGTATATGCTCCTTACGGGCGAGCCGATTTCGGCCGATGAGGCCAAGCAGTGCAATCTCGTCGAGAAGGTCGTCGAGCCCGGCGCCCTGCTCGACGAGGCAAAGCGGTTGGCGAAGATCATCGCCTCAAAGGGGCCGCTCGCGATAGCCGCGACGAAACGCGCGATTCACAAAGGATTGCAGACCGATCTCCACAGCGCGCTCGAGCTCGAGGCCGAGGAGTTCGGCAAAGTCGCGGTGAGCGCGGATGCCAAAGAAGGCACGGCCGCGTTCCTCGAAAAGCGACAAGCCGCGTTCAAAGGCGAGTGA
- a CDS encoding SRPBCC family protein — protein sequence MEIDFNAPVAAASQIEIAADAATIWDVLANVERWPEWNQDVKAVALDGPVDVGSVFRWKTSAGTITSTFKTLVRPREIGWVGRTLGITARHVWRLEPAEGRTIVRTSESFNGILAKVFRIPFQRMLEQTLDRGVVKLRTAVEARYRRPRR from the coding sequence ATGGAGATCGACTTCAACGCGCCCGTAGCGGCCGCGAGTCAGATCGAAATCGCCGCGGACGCGGCGACCATATGGGACGTCCTCGCGAACGTCGAGCGCTGGCCCGAGTGGAACCAGGATGTGAAGGCGGTCGCGCTCGACGGTCCCGTCGACGTCGGGAGCGTCTTCCGCTGGAAGACGAGCGCCGGCACGATCACGTCGACGTTCAAAACGCTTGTCCGACCGCGCGAAATCGGCTGGGTCGGGAGAACTCTCGGCATCACCGCTCGCCATGTATGGCGGCTCGAGCCCGCCGAAGGCCGGACGATCGTCCGCACGAGCGAATCGTTCAACGGTATCCTCGCCAAGGTGTTTCGCATCCCGTTCCAACGGATGCTCGAGCAGACGCTCGATCGGGGCGTCGTCAAATTGCGCACGGCCGTCGAAGCGCGCTATCGCCGGCCGCGAAGGTAA
- a CDS encoding RDD family protein, translated as MLDRPAAESTPEHSAHAASTLPPEARQIFPGPPPPVAPDHGDVGAYIVRRTLALLVDIVFVGMLIAMAARVWITRASNGELSLGGFLQLALVVAIALFAYRWLFSGILGSTPGKLLFGLVVGRNGGGRAGLGRTFVRELILPLDLVVIGFLLAALLPRRQRVGDLVAGTVVVNSKLGAIAPLLGIVMLGGAGYATLVYAGGVAAAQRLATDASHYANGLITRSSPLPSATSAPTPIETIPLVTPSPEPSTTSNASPTVKPRPTPTPNPTPSTTV; from the coding sequence GTGCTCGACCGGCCGGCAGCGGAATCGACGCCCGAGCATTCCGCGCATGCGGCATCGACGCTGCCACCTGAAGCGCGCCAGATATTCCCCGGTCCGCCGCCGCCCGTCGCACCCGACCACGGGGACGTCGGCGCGTACATCGTCCGCCGCACGCTCGCGCTGCTCGTCGACATCGTCTTCGTGGGAATGCTCATCGCGATGGCGGCGCGCGTATGGATCACGCGGGCCTCGAACGGCGAGCTTTCCCTCGGCGGCTTCCTTCAGCTGGCGCTCGTCGTCGCGATCGCGCTTTTCGCGTATCGCTGGCTCTTCAGCGGCATACTTGGATCGACGCCGGGCAAGCTGCTCTTCGGACTCGTCGTCGGACGCAACGGCGGGGGCCGGGCGGGGCTCGGGCGCACATTCGTACGCGAACTCATCCTGCCGCTCGACCTCGTCGTCATCGGTTTTCTGCTCGCCGCGCTGCTGCCGAGACGGCAGCGCGTCGGCGATCTGGTCGCCGGAACGGTCGTCGTCAATTCGAAGCTCGGTGCGATCGCTCCATTGCTCGGTATCGTGATGCTCGGCGGCGCCGGCTACGCGACCCTCGTATATGCAGGCGGCGTCGCGGCCGCGCAACGTCTGGCGACGGACGCCTCTCACTATGCGAATGGCCTGATCACGAGATCATCCCCGTTGCCATCGGCGACTTCCGCACCGACGCCGATCGAAACGATTCCACTCGTGACGCCCAGCCCGGAGCCGAGCACGACGTCGAACGCATCGCCGACGGTAAAGCCGCGTCCGACGCCGACGCCCAATCCCACTCCGTCGACGACGGTCTGA
- a CDS encoding acetyl-CoA C-acetyltransferase, whose product MASNGRPDIVIVEGARTPFGNFGGVLRDVSAIDLGVVAAKGAMKRSNVDPEKIDTIVFGNVIQSSADAIYGARHVGLKAGCRIDTPALLVNRLCGSGLQAIVSGAQSLLLGEATYVLAGGMENMSQSPHVIRGARWGLGLGQGKLEDALWEGLTDSYNGMGMAITAENLAKRYEISRQQADEFSLKSQAGAAKAIESGYFAEEIVPVEVAGKKGPTVVDKDEGPRPGVTMEQLARLPARFIKDGIVTPGNASGITDGASAVVLTTAKQAEKDGLKPIGRLVSWGVVGVDPDIMGIGPAFAIPQAVERAGMKLDDMDLVEINEAFAPQVLACVDELGLDDSKLNPNGGAIALGHPLGASGARITYTLLHELRRRKKKYGVASACIGGGQGIAGVVEAL is encoded by the coding sequence GTGGCAAGCAACGGGAGACCCGACATCGTCATCGTCGAAGGCGCGCGTACGCCGTTCGGCAATTTCGGCGGCGTGCTGAGAGACGTCAGCGCCATCGATCTTGGCGTCGTGGCCGCGAAGGGCGCGATGAAGCGCTCGAACGTCGATCCTGAGAAGATCGACACGATCGTCTTCGGTAACGTCATCCAGTCGAGTGCGGATGCGATCTACGGCGCCCGCCACGTCGGTCTCAAAGCCGGCTGTCGCATCGATACGCCGGCGCTCCTCGTCAATCGGCTGTGCGGCTCAGGTCTCCAGGCGATCGTCTCGGGTGCGCAATCGCTCCTCCTCGGCGAGGCGACGTACGTCTTGGCCGGCGGCATGGAGAACATGAGCCAGTCGCCGCACGTCATCCGCGGTGCGCGCTGGGGTCTTGGCCTCGGACAGGGCAAGCTCGAAGACGCCCTTTGGGAAGGCCTTACCGATTCGTACAACGGCATGGGCATGGCGATCACCGCGGAGAATCTCGCGAAGCGCTATGAGATCTCGCGCCAACAGGCGGATGAGTTCAGCCTCAAGTCACAGGCCGGCGCCGCTAAAGCGATCGAGAGCGGCTACTTCGCAGAAGAAATCGTGCCGGTCGAAGTTGCCGGCAAGAAGGGCCCGACCGTCGTCGACAAAGACGAAGGACCGCGTCCTGGCGTCACGATGGAGCAACTCGCGAGATTACCAGCGCGCTTCATCAAAGACGGCATCGTCACGCCGGGGAACGCGAGCGGCATCACGGACGGGGCGTCTGCAGTCGTGTTGACGACCGCGAAGCAGGCGGAGAAAGATGGGCTCAAACCGATCGGCAGGCTCGTGTCGTGGGGAGTCGTCGGCGTCGACCCGGACATCATGGGCATCGGTCCCGCGTTCGCGATCCCGCAAGCCGTCGAGCGCGCGGGAATGAAGCTCGATGACATGGACCTCGTCGAGATCAACGAGGCGTTCGCGCCGCAAGTGCTCGCGTGCGTCGACGAGCTCGGGCTCGACGACTCGAAGCTCAATCCGAACGGCGGAGCGATCGCGCTCGGCCATCCGCTCGGAGCGAGCGGGGCGCGCATAACGTACACGCTGCTCCACGAGCTGCGGCGGCGGAAGAAGAAATACGGCGTCGCGAGCGCATGCATCGGCGGCGGTCAAGGGATCGCCGGCGTCGTCGAAGCTCTCTAG
- a CDS encoding DNA-3-methyladenine glycosylase I → MRQVADKPRCSWAVGDPDMVEYHDKEWGTPVHDDRVLFEFIILEGAQAGLSWSTILHKRDGYRRAFAGFDPRKVARFDAARIRKLLKDPGIVRNRLKIAGAVRNAKAFLEIAKEHGSFSKWIWRFVGGKPIVRRGKRNVDNPSTTAESDALSKALKEAGFTFVGSTICYGFMQAVGMADDHIATCFRAKRRR, encoded by the coding sequence ATGCGTCAGGTAGCAGATAAGCCACGCTGCTCGTGGGCGGTCGGCGACCCGGATATGGTCGAGTACCACGACAAGGAGTGGGGCACGCCGGTCCATGACGACCGGGTCTTGTTCGAATTCATCATCCTCGAGGGTGCTCAAGCCGGACTGAGCTGGAGCACGATCCTCCATAAACGCGACGGATATCGCCGCGCGTTCGCCGGCTTCGATCCGCGCAAGGTCGCACGTTTCGACGCGGCGCGGATCCGCAAGCTCTTGAAGGATCCGGGCATCGTCCGCAATCGTCTCAAGATCGCCGGCGCCGTTCGCAACGCCAAAGCGTTCCTCGAAATCGCGAAGGAACACGGCAGCTTCAGCAAGTGGATCTGGCGGTTCGTCGGAGGCAAACCGATCGTGCGTCGCGGAAAGCGCAACGTCGACAATCCCTCGACGACAGCCGAATCAGATGCGCTCTCGAAAGCGCTAAAGGAAGCAGGCTTCACGTTCGTCGGCTCGACGATCTGCTACGGGTTCATGCAAGCCGTCGGCATGGCCGACGATCACATCGCGACTTGCTTCCGCGCCAAACGCCGCCGATAA